The DNA window CAGGTCCACAAAGTTGAGGCCGCTTTTCACAAAGTGTTTGATATCGCAGGTGGTGAGTAGCCGCAGGAAGTACTCAAAGGTGAAGAAGACGATGGAGACGATCTCCACACACTCCATGTAGGTCTTGCCGTAGATAGTGTACTTCCTCAGCTCCTTCACCGTGTTGAGGGTCATGGCCACGATGGAGATGAGGACGAAGAGGCTGGAGAACACGGCGAAGCCCTTGGCTGCTAAAGAGGAATATGGGTTCTCCATCAGGTCCCAGAGGGCCTTGCGGAACCCTCCCAGGAACATGGTCTTGAACATGGCCTCCTCATCCCTGTGGGCCGGCTTGATTTCGTCGATCAGCTCCTGGTTGACCTTCAGGCCATCTTTGATCTCATCCACCTTCTCCTCAAACAGCATGCGGCAACACCTCGGAGTGTCCCTCATGCGGAGACCCCAGAAGTTCATCTCCTCCTCGAAATTGAGCGGACACAGACTCTCCATCACCCACATGACGTTGCTGCAGTAAAAGTGGAAGATGTAATGGAAGAAAGTGGGGTCCCGGTCAAAGAAGAACTCATTTTTGCGGACGGAGTAGTCGTCGCAGAGTGTCATCCTCTTCACAGGATCGGTACAGAGGGCCAGAGAGCCAATCCTGGTTTTGGGGTAGCGGAGAACCAGATGGATAGGTATGTGAAAGACTCTCCCACCAACATTGATGGTGACTATGTTGGATTGTCTGGCGACACGTTTTTCTTTCTCCTCCCTTTTCTTCTCGGGCCCGTTCCCCTTCAGGACCACTGTCTGAGTAGCAGGGTTGTCCAGGTTGTCCATGGACGTCCATGCTTTCACAGAGCTCTCCTGTGCAAAGGGGAAGGTAGCGTCTGGTTCTTCAATGCTCTTGGATAAGCTGGTGTTCAGCTTCACGCTGGCAAACAAACTGGAGCGCCGTTTTTTCAGCTTTTTTAGGTGATGAGGGTTTTTTGAAGGTTGTTCCATTGTACGACCCCTCAGAGGGCAGGAAATTTTGAGAATGATCAATCCTGCTCACCTAGTGAAAGTTAAATCAGTAAAGACCTTACCAACAAATCCAATATGTCACACGTTTCACATTCCTTGACACAAAGAGCAACAAAGGCAAGACTTTCTTCTTCCTTTTCCTTTCCTTACAAATTCAGCAGGGAGAGAAAAAGCTACACCGTGTTTGATTCAACGTGCAAGAAGATCAAGAGCATGAGTTGGGGATTCATCCTCCTCACTGATTCTCTAATCCCATTGCTGTTCTTTCTGTCCTAACGGAAGTTAAAAATACTGTCCGGGAGGATTAGTGTTGTGATTTAAGGATTTGGTGCTGGGAGGAGGGAAAGGCAGAGCAGAGACAGCAGTCACCCATTTGTGACAAGGCTATTAAAGGCTTACAGGTACATGCAGTTCAAACTGAAAAGGAATCCCAGTAAACGACAACCTTTGTATAACTTCACATCTATGCCTTCTCCAACCTCCACTTTTTTCATGTGAATCACAGGAGAAACCAAATTTGGTTGCAGTTTTATCATGCAGATCACTTATTCCCCCCTTATTACACTGGCCTAGACAGTATTTATACCTTAAAGCAGCAAGCTGCAGTTGCTATATACATTTTGGGACTTAAAGCCCCATGCAGTCTTTGTAATTGTATTTTTAAATCATCACTGTATGTCTAATAAatcactgtatttattttatgaaAATAActccacatactgtatgtattttttaaataatttatttcCCTAAGCCTTGTTTGGTCCTTGAAATGCTCAGGCTGATGGCGTTAAAATGTACATACACAGGCCTGATTGGCTGATAGTATGGTCTAGAGCCCACCCCCTTACCCAAATGAACAGTCATTGGTCTATAATAATCAGATCACGTTGTGAAGTCATGATGTGGGCCAAAAGTTCCATCCCGGCTAAACAGGCTGAAATTccttcattatttatttttttaaacagctcttacacaaaaataacattatcataattttcacaatttcagagtGTTTTTTTGACCtaatagtgtggaaatatatacaaaaaaaatgtaaactggAATATCACAATAAACTGCAGATTGTCCATATAAAAACATAGTGGGGAATATAATTTCTCAGAACTATGGTCATGACTGAATTGCAAGAAGCACACAGTTTAAAAATAGAGTTATAGTCGTGTAGGCCTACATTGTATGTTCATTATAGTCCGGCACAATCTGCAAGCTCCACTCTGACATCTAGCTGACATTTTAAATGTACTCTAGGGCAGAATATTACAATGGTTTAATAATTCTAAATGTCCAAACATTCAAAACTTGATTGGCTACTGTAAGAAAATGACAAGAAAGTTGGTAAAGGGAATTAATATTTTATCcaccacagcagagagagacaaacagtcAGGTAGAGGCAGACCCAGAAAGACCAATAGTTTAGGACAAGGAAAATTAACTAGATTCCGCTGAGGGACAATTTCTTTCATGAGTGGAGGGTCAGGGGGTTGGGCTTGTTGTGGTCAATTtacaaacagatataatatttgactaaaatataataatttcaaaccttgctaacatttgtatatgatcacatacatttgaagtcggaagtttacatacaccatagccaactaaatttaaactctgtttttgacaattcctgacatctaatcctagtaaaaattccctgacttaggtcagttaggatcaaccactttatttaaagaacatgacatgtcagaataatactagagtgatttatttcagcttttatttatttcatcacattcccagtgggtcagaagtttacatacacccaattagtatttggtagcattgcctatacattgtttaacttgggtcaaacatttctggtagccttccCACAAGGTTCCCACAAAattaatttgggtgaattttggcccattcctcctgacagagctggtgtaactgagtcaggtttgtaagcctccttgctcgcacagacTTTTTCcaggtctgcccacaaattttctatacgattgaggtcaggggctttgtgatggccactccaatactttgacattgttatccttaagccatttgccacaactttggaagtatgcttggggtcattgtccatttggaagacccatttgcaaccaagctttaacttgatgtctgatgtcttgagatgttgcttcaatatatccacataattttacacCCTCATGATGCTagctattttgtgaagtacaccagtatgttgggatggtgttcttcggcttgcaagcctccccctttttcctccaaacataatgatgagcattatggccaaacagttatatttttgtttcgtcagaccagaagacatttctccaaaaagtacaatctttgtccccatgtgcagttgcaaaccatagtctggcttttttatagcggttttggaacagtggcttcttccttgctgagcggcctttcaggttatgtcgatattggattaattttactgtagatatagatacttttgtacctgtttcctccagcatct is part of the Oncorhynchus keta strain PuntledgeMale-10-30-2019 chromosome 15, Oket_V2, whole genome shotgun sequence genome and encodes:
- the si:rp71-39b20.4 gene encoding potassium voltage-gated channel subfamily V member 2 encodes the protein MEQPSKNPHHLKKLKKRRSSLFASVKLNTSLSKSIEEPDATFPFAQESSVKAWTSMDNLDNPATQTVVLKGNGPEKKREEKEKRVARQSNIVTINVGGRVFHIPIHLVLRYPKTRIGSLALCTDPVKRMTLCDDYSVRKNEFFFDRDPTFFHYIFHFYCSNVMWVMESLCPLNFEEEMNFWGLRMRDTPRCCRMLFEEKVDEIKDGLKVNQELIDEIKPAHRDEEAMFKTMFLGGFRKALWDLMENPYSSLAAKGFAVFSSLFVLISIVAMTLNTVKELRKYTIYGKTYMECVEIVSIVFFTFEYFLRLLTTCDIKHFVKSGLNFVDLLAVMPYFIQIIFEIFTDVDDAGAQEDLKTMARVSKVSKVLKVVKLMRIFRILKLAKHSTGMRAFGFTIRQCREQVCCLFLFIIMGIFTFSALMHSVELDQPGTPFSSIPDAWWWAAVSISTVGYGDVVPISYLGRCVAFGCISFGIILNGMPISILFNKFSDYYAKLKAQEYTQTIGPGVRTFQLKKRLRRKFDGCFEPQPSDDSDDDYDTTYHPNRSQSHAGAE